In the genome of Palaemon carinicauda isolate YSFRI2023 chromosome 13, ASM3689809v2, whole genome shotgun sequence, one region contains:
- the LOC137652035 gene encoding uncharacterized protein has product MHAQRCPVAKLMAASQTNNGLPRPAPSLASPPACFQPPRSRSPGIKCLLPKKVISRASHRSQPPRNSERRSFFQKLHGDAAPLLTPCPQMYSDDTWIPMPCKPEPKPLRPEEDDRSRERYQDLPRVINENCSIHGIHARRGSRITVFPKSVSCPVPPRIESRQTANAERLKNWHRSSLTIDGNKSHILRIASRDQLEVETPPHTLSLHKPVEGRRSCPSPVSSFSSPSTPSPPPMAAPKKRITDDLQNRRSQFRKAWSFFSIGCDATPKEKSPPKRILRQPTRHVYRRGISGLPIECTNRVMGVAF; this is encoded by the coding sequence ATGCATGCCCAGCGGTGCCCAGTGGCAAAGCTCATGGCAGCTAGCCAGACCAACAATGGCTTGCCGCGACCCGCTCCTTCACTAGCCAGTCCACCGGCTTGTTTCCAGCCACCGCGAAGTCGAAGTCCGGGGATCAAATGCTTACTGCCCAAGAAAGTTATTTCCCGCGCGTCTCATCGAAGTCAGCCACCCCGCAACTCGGAAAGGAGGTCATTTTTCCAGAAGCTTCATGGCGATGCGGCACCTCTGTTAACTCCCTGCCCACAGATGTACAGTGATGACACTTGGATCCCTATGCCTTGCAAACCTGAGCCTAAACCACTTCGTCCGGAGGAAGATGATCGCTCTCGAGAACGCTACCAAGATCTTCCGAGGGTGATAAACGAAAATTGCTCTATTCACGGCATCCACGCCCGTCGTGGATCACGGATTACGGTTTTCCCAAAAAGCGTCAGTTGTCCTGTCCCACCGCGCATCGAAAGCCGTCAAACAGCAAATGCCGAGCGGCTGAAGAACTGGCATCGAAGTTCCTTAACCATTGATGGTAATAAAAGTCATATATTAAGAATTGCCAGCAGAGATCAACTAGAAGTAGAAACGCCGCCACACACATTATCGTTACACAAACCAGTCGAAGGAAGACGCTCTTGTCCATCACCTGTGAGCTCTTTCTCTTCTCCTTCGACGCCATCCCCGCCTCCAATGGCTGCGCCTAAGAAGAGGATAACAGACGATCTCCAGAACAGGAGATCTCAGTTTCGAAAAGCTTGGTCCTTCTTCTCCATCGGATGCGATGCTACCCCGAAGGAGAAGTCCCCTCCAAAGAGAATATTGAGGCAGCCCACCCGGCATGTTTACCGAAGGGGGATCTCAGGTTTACCCATTGAGTGTACAAACAGAGTCATGGGTGTCGCTTTCTGA